In a genomic window of Gossypium arboreum isolate Shixiya-1 chromosome 9, ASM2569848v2, whole genome shotgun sequence:
- the LOC108454868 gene encoding alpha-1,3-arabinosyltransferase XAT2-like — translation MHKCSLFCSSFKEKRLTHGVIVGCLLAAFTISIVFKSYFCTQLSVLHIQSQSSMDAAENQFMMFKDAGLLQELVEESTSAKSIFNACDCEPISNYCEINGDVAVQGNSSTISMVSLRTGIPAGEISWTVKPYVRKENAAAMDLVKSWAVTSMEFLHCDLIQTVPAILFSLGGFSGNHFHDFSDLVIPLYITSRQFNGEVQFVVTDNRHWWISKFRGILGNLSRYDIVEIDQERKTHCYPSMIVGLKYHHELGIDQSKSQLSMKDFRQFLRRTYSLKRAKAIKIGDDARKRPRLLIITRRKSRSFTNIDKITRMASSLGYNVVTMEPNISTSLGSVAETVNSCDVLMGIHGAGLTNMVFLPDNAIVIQIVPLGSIDELAKQDFEQPAMDMELRYLEYKIKAKESSLISKYKADHLIIKDPLSVHKQGWDAVRSIYLDKQNVKLDVKRFRPTLLKALQLLHQ, via the exons TGCATATACAATCACAATCATCCATGGATGCTGCTGAAAATCAATTTATGATGTTTAAGGATGCCGGCCTTTTGCAGGAACTAG TTGAAGAGAGCACATCTGCCAAGTCAATATTCAATGCATGCGATTGCGAACCAATATCGAATTACTGCGAAATCAACGGGGACGTTGCAGTTCAGGGGAATTCCTCCACTATATCTATGGTTTCATTACGAACAGGCATTCCTGCAGGGGAGATTTCTTGGACGGTTAAGCCTTATGTACGAAAAGAAAATGCAGCAGCCATGGATCTTGTTAAAAGCTGGGCCGTAACTTCAATGGAGTTCCTTCACTGTGACCTTATTCAAACTGTTCCAGCCATCCTTTTCTCCCTTGGAGGATTTTCAGGGAACCATTTCCATGATTTCAGTGACTTGGTCATTCCACTATACATAACGTCTAGGCAGTTCAATGGAGAAGTACAATTTGTTGTGACAGATAACAGGCATTGGTGGATCAGTAAGTTCCGAGGAATACTCGGAAACTTATCTCGATACGACATTGTCGAAATCGATCAAGAAAGGAAAACACATTGCTACCCAAGTATGATTGTTGGCCTTAAATATCACCATGAACTTGGTATTGATCAATCAAAGTCCCAACTATCAATGAAAGATTTCAGGCAATTCTTGAGAAGAACCTACTCATTGAAGAGGGCAAAAGCAATCAAGATAGGAGATGATGCCCGTAAAAGGCCTCGACTGTTGATCATAACTCGAAGAAAATCTCGATCGTTCACAAATATCGACAAAATAACGAGAATGGCAAGTAGCTTGGGGTATAATGTAGTTACAATGGAGCCTAATATTTCAACCAGCTTAGGGAGTGTAGCTGAAACAGTGAATTCTTGTGATGTATTGATGGGAATCCATGGAGCTGGGCTAACGAACATGGTGTTCCTTCCTGATAATGCCATTGTAATCCAAATAGTTCCTTTAGGATCTATTGATGAGCTGGCTAAACAAGACTTTGAACAACCTGCCATGGATATGGAGTTAAGGTACTTGGAGTATAAAATAAAGGCAAAGGAGAGCTCACTTATAAGTAAATATAAGGCGGATCATTTGATCATTAAAGACCCTTTATCAGTTCATAAACAGGGGTGGGATGCAGTAAGGTCAATATATTTGGATAAACAGAATGTGAAGCTTGATGTCAAGAGGTTTAGACCAACATTGTTGAAAGCACTTCAGTTGCTTCATCAGTAG